From a single Streptomyces sp. NBC_00377 genomic region:
- a CDS encoding AMIN-like domain-containing (lipo)protein → MVRSRTVWAAAALLTATLGVAAVPATAAPAATPRAATACPTGWGSLAKTYSAGTATPLTNVRTGRHDCYDRFVVDVPGASGSALGFSVRYVDRLYQDASGRLIPVAGGAILEVRVNAPAYNPETGASTYPGRVAQSLPGVNITGYSAFRDTRYAGSFEGVTQFGLGVRARLPFRVQHLADHLVVDVAHTW, encoded by the coding sequence ATGGTGCGAAGCAGAACCGTCTGGGCCGCCGCCGCCCTTCTGACCGCCACACTGGGCGTGGCGGCGGTCCCCGCCACCGCCGCCCCGGCCGCCACCCCACGAGCCGCCACCGCCTGCCCCACCGGCTGGGGCAGCCTGGCCAAGACGTACTCCGCCGGCACGGCGACACCGCTGACGAACGTCAGGACCGGCCGCCACGACTGTTACGACCGGTTCGTCGTCGACGTCCCGGGCGCGAGCGGCAGCGCACTCGGCTTCTCGGTCAGGTACGTCGACCGGCTCTACCAGGACGCGTCGGGCCGTCTCATCCCCGTCGCCGGCGGCGCCATCCTGGAGGTGCGGGTGAACGCGCCCGCCTACAACCCGGAGACGGGCGCGTCCACCTACCCGGGGCGGGTGGCGCAGTCGCTGCCCGGCGTGAACATCACCGGGTACAGCGCCTTCCGGGACACCCGGTACGCCGGGAGCTTCGAAGGAGTGACGCAGTTCGGGCTCGGCGTACGCGCACGCCTGCCCTTCCGTGTGCAGCATCTGGCCGACCACCTCGTGGTGGACGTCGCGCACACCTGGTGA
- a CDS encoding nucleotidyltransferase family protein — protein MQRVNDAAGDEPEPGTASGLFLAARPTGPQAATVPAMSPHGPVGPPAHDHHQAILEAAKQVGSLLKRGGHAFALAGSVAVYAHGSAGRLQHDADFCVRREDADAVAATLSEAGLLVFEPPEDWLWKAKCLGQDIDLLFELAHEPVTSEVLDRAEQLPVDSVVMPVLSATDLLRSLLAAFSEHHCDFGAVLPIARALREKVDWERVRRDCEDAPMAAAFLYLLERLRVIAPTKGRP, from the coding sequence ATGCAGAGGGTCAATGACGCCGCCGGGGACGAGCCCGAGCCCGGTACCGCTTCCGGGCTCTTCCTGGCGGCCCGTCCGACCGGACCGCAAGCCGCCACGGTCCCGGCAATGTCCCCCCACGGGCCGGTGGGGCCTCCCGCGCACGACCACCACCAGGCGATCCTGGAGGCGGCGAAGCAGGTCGGTTCGCTGCTGAAGCGGGGCGGCCACGCCTTCGCCCTCGCCGGGAGCGTGGCCGTGTACGCCCATGGCAGTGCGGGCCGTCTCCAGCACGACGCCGACTTCTGCGTCCGGCGCGAGGACGCCGACGCGGTCGCCGCCACCCTGAGCGAGGCCGGGCTGCTCGTCTTCGAGCCGCCGGAGGACTGGCTGTGGAAGGCGAAGTGCCTGGGCCAGGACATCGACCTCCTCTTCGAGCTGGCCCACGAGCCGGTGACGTCCGAGGTCCTGGACCGGGCCGAACAACTGCCCGTGGACTCGGTGGTCATGCCGGTGCTGTCCGCCACCGACCTGCTGCGCAGCCTGCTCGCGGCCTTCTCGGAACACCACTGCGACTTCGGCGCCGTACTTCCCATCGCCCGAGCCCTGCGGGAGAAGGTCGACTGGGAGCGGGTGCGCCGGGACTGCGAGGACGCGCCGATGGCGGCGGCCTTCCTCTATCTGCTGGAACGCCTGCGGGTGATCGCACCGACGAAGGGACGACCATGA
- a CDS encoding BON domain-containing protein: protein MSDHRADTPRAQTGAGGPSATRPASPPGATPATEPTNIEYRIASLEERLAARGLGELGMRVEAHGATVTVRGTVPTAQCREELLSAVHEELAGLAVHTDILIAEVTPPGSPEELS from the coding sequence ATGAGCGACCACCGCGCGGACACGCCACGGGCGCAGACCGGCGCCGGCGGCCCGAGCGCCACACGTCCGGCCTCCCCTCCGGGCGCCACGCCCGCGACCGAGCCCACGAACATCGAGTACCGGATCGCCTCTCTGGAGGAACGCCTCGCCGCCCGGGGACTGGGCGAGCTGGGCATGCGGGTCGAGGCGCACGGAGCGACCGTGACGGTCCGGGGAACCGTGCCCACCGCCCAGTGCCGCGAGGAACTGCTCAGCGCGGTGCACGAGGAACTGGCGGGGCTGGCCGTCCACACCGACATCCTGATCGCCGAGGTCACCCCTCCCGGCTCTCCGGAGGAGCTGTCATGA
- a CDS encoding metallophosphoesterase family protein, which yields MIRVAAVGDIHMGPDSQGLLRPAFDTLSDCADLLLLAGDLTRHGTPEEARVVAAELAGLSVPVVAVLGNHDHHDEKPEEVTAILRDAGIRVLEGEGTVVEIEGTRVGVAGTKGFGGGFAGRCGSEFGEPLMKEFIRYSRRCADGLRTGLEALAAQGCAVRIALTHFSPVPDTLAGEPPEIYPFLGSYLLAEAMDTAGADLAVHGHAHAGTEHGMTSGGVRVRNVAQPVIRRAFNVYHLHAQDTAGPVHAGTARPAG from the coding sequence ATGATCCGCGTCGCGGCCGTCGGCGACATCCACATGGGACCCGACAGCCAGGGCCTGCTCAGGCCCGCCTTCGACACCCTGTCCGACTGCGCCGACCTGCTGCTCCTGGCCGGTGACCTCACCCGGCACGGCACCCCCGAGGAGGCCCGGGTCGTCGCCGCCGAACTGGCCGGTCTGTCCGTCCCGGTCGTCGCCGTGCTGGGCAACCACGACCACCACGACGAGAAGCCGGAAGAGGTCACGGCCATACTCCGTGACGCCGGGATCCGGGTCCTCGAAGGCGAGGGAACCGTCGTCGAGATCGAAGGCACCAGGGTCGGCGTCGCCGGCACCAAGGGATTCGGAGGAGGGTTCGCCGGGCGCTGCGGCAGCGAGTTCGGCGAGCCCCTGATGAAGGAGTTCATCCGGTACTCGCGCCGTTGCGCCGACGGACTGCGCACCGGACTCGAAGCCCTCGCGGCGCAGGGGTGCGCGGTGCGGATCGCCCTCACGCACTTCTCGCCGGTGCCCGACACGCTGGCGGGCGAACCCCCGGAGATCTATCCGTTCCTCGGCAGCTATCTGCTGGCCGAGGCGATGGACACCGCGGGCGCCGACCTCGCCGTGCACGGGCACGCGCACGCCGGCACGGAACACGGGATGACCAGCGGAGGCGTGCGGGTCCGCAACGTCGCCCAGCCGGTCATCCGCCGGGCCTTCAACGTCTACCACCTGCACGCCCAGGACACCGCCGGGCCGGTGCACGCCGGGACCGCCCGCCCGGCCGGCTGA
- a CDS encoding peptidylprolyl isomerase, with amino-acid sequence MTTKIYFDITINDEPAGRINFNLFDDVVPKTAENFRALATGEKGFGFAGSSFHRVIPAFMLQGGDFTRGNGTGGKSIYGEKFADENFTLKHDRPGLLSMANAGPNSNGSQFFITTIVTDWLDGKHVVFGEVADEDSMALVKKIESYGSRSGSTSAKITIAESGQL; translated from the coding sequence ATGACCACCAAGATCTACTTCGACATCACCATCAACGACGAGCCCGCGGGGCGGATCAACTTCAACCTGTTCGACGACGTCGTCCCGAAGACGGCCGAGAACTTCCGCGCGCTGGCCACCGGCGAGAAGGGCTTCGGCTTCGCCGGTTCCTCCTTCCACCGCGTGATCCCCGCCTTCATGCTCCAGGGCGGCGACTTCACCCGGGGCAACGGAACGGGCGGCAAGAGCATCTACGGCGAGAAGTTCGCCGACGAGAACTTCACCCTCAAGCACGACCGGCCGGGCCTGCTCTCGATGGCCAACGCCGGCCCCAACAGCAACGGCTCGCAGTTCTTCATCACCACGATCGTCACCGACTGGCTCGACGGCAAGCACGTGGTGTTCGGCGAGGTCGCCGACGAGGACAGCATGGCCCTCGTCAAGAAGATCGAGTCCTACGGCTCGCGCAGCGGCTCCACCTCGGCGAAGATCACCATCGCGGAGTCCGGCCAGCTCTGA
- a CDS encoding glutamate-cysteine ligase family protein, which translates to MGRDVPALVFTREDRRRYRIKMQECLDVFAQMLRESRFESERPQVGLEIELNLVDDRAEPTMRNSDVLEAIADPAWSTELGRFNLEINVPPRRLTQGGPDAWEAEIRAALNHAEQRARSVGTQLIMIGILPTLRQEDVGESALSENARYRLLNDQVFAARGEDLHIEMDGVDRLRTYADTITPEAACTSTQFHLQVSPEEFAPYWNAAQAIAGVQVALAANSPFLFGRELWHETRIPLFEQATDTRPQEIKAQGVRPRVWFGERWITSVFDLFEENLRYFPALLPLCDEQDPRETLAGGDVPELGELTLHNGTVYRWNRPVYAVAGDQPHVRVENRCLPAGPTVADTLANGAFYYGLTRALVEDERPVWSRMSFRAAEDNLHTAARQGIDARLYWPGMGEVPVPELVLRRLLPLAHQGLELSGMDAAWREPLLGIIEQRCVTGRNGAVWQKETLHRIAASTPDRHEALRRMTRLYMDYMHLNAPAHTWPVD; encoded by the coding sequence ATGGGACGTGACGTCCCGGCGCTGGTCTTCACCCGCGAGGACCGCCGCCGGTACCGGATCAAGATGCAGGAGTGCCTCGACGTCTTCGCGCAGATGCTGCGCGAGTCGCGGTTCGAGTCCGAGCGGCCGCAGGTCGGCCTGGAGATCGAGCTGAACCTGGTCGACGACCGGGCCGAGCCCACGATGCGCAACAGCGATGTCCTCGAGGCGATCGCGGACCCCGCCTGGTCCACCGAGCTCGGCCGCTTCAACCTGGAGATCAACGTGCCGCCGCGCCGTCTGACGCAGGGCGGCCCCGACGCCTGGGAAGCCGAGATCCGCGCCGCGCTCAATCACGCCGAGCAGCGGGCGAGGTCGGTCGGCACGCAGCTGATCATGATCGGTATTCTCCCCACGCTGCGGCAGGAGGACGTCGGCGAGTCGGCGCTGTCGGAGAACGCCCGCTACCGGCTGCTCAACGATCAGGTGTTCGCCGCTCGGGGCGAGGATCTGCACATCGAGATGGACGGCGTCGACCGGCTGCGGACCTACGCGGACACCATCACTCCGGAGGCCGCCTGCACCAGCACGCAGTTCCATCTCCAGGTGTCCCCCGAGGAGTTCGCCCCCTACTGGAACGCGGCACAGGCCATCGCCGGCGTCCAGGTGGCGCTGGCGGCCAACTCGCCGTTCCTGTTCGGCCGGGAGCTCTGGCACGAGACCCGCATCCCGCTGTTCGAGCAGGCCACCGACACCCGCCCGCAGGAGATCAAGGCGCAGGGAGTGCGGCCCCGGGTGTGGTTCGGGGAGCGGTGGATCACGAGCGTCTTCGACCTCTTCGAGGAGAACCTGCGCTACTTCCCCGCGCTGCTGCCCCTGTGCGACGAACAGGACCCGCGCGAGACGCTGGCCGGAGGGGACGTTCCGGAACTGGGCGAACTGACCCTGCACAACGGCACCGTCTACCGCTGGAACCGCCCGGTGTACGCCGTCGCGGGCGACCAGCCGCACGTCAGGGTGGAGAACCGCTGTCTGCCGGCCGGTCCGACGGTCGCCGACACCCTCGCCAACGGCGCCTTCTACTACGGCCTCACCCGGGCCCTGGTGGAGGACGAACGGCCGGTGTGGTCACGGATGTCCTTCCGGGCGGCCGAGGACAACCTGCACACGGCGGCGCGGCAGGGGATCGACGCCCGGCTGTACTGGCCCGGTATGGGCGAGGTGCCGGTGCCCGAACTCGTTCTGCGGCGGCTGCTGCCGCTGGCGCACCAGGGGCTGGAACTCTCGGGCATGGACGCCGCGTGGCGGGAGCCGCTGCTCGGGATCATCGAGCAGCGGTGTGTCACCGGTCGCAACGGAGCCGTCTGGCAGAAGGAGACGCTGCACCGCATCGCCGCCTCCACCCCCGACCGCCACGAGGCGCTGCGGCGGATGACGCGCCTCTACATGGACTACATGCATCTCAACGCCCCCGCCCACACCTGGCCGGTCGACTGA
- a CDS encoding MFS transporter, whose protein sequence is MYTKQQAGAPAGGPVPSQSVALAAMMFAVAMTFIDQTIVSIATPDIVDELGLSSSGMQWVVNAYLLALAAFFALGGRLADLLGPRRVVVAGTLVFVVSSVLCGCVPRGDLALTWLIVFRTTQGLGAALLFPAALAVVVAVFPVERRGRALALFFGVTGALTALGPLLGGWLTDWTWRAIFWVNVPVAVVALILTALAHVSDRRRDEPLDVKGAALIAIGMGASVLGFQQAAAWGWGSVLTWVCIVGGLAVLWLFCRYELRTAHPLVEFAVFRDRAFAVDGLVLFFAMLAFVPLFFFASVYAQVSLSASPNQAALYLLYFFAGFALASQWGGRILDKRGARPALKTGCVVGAVGFALWAGKLTDLSMHDQWPYAALAGAGIGFILAPASTDAVNRSIDASYGEVTGITQTIRNYAASVGLALFGTLLTHRTTDNVRDTLESRGVPSGVADGAARNVAESITGSADDRQLTGDGPVARTVRESVSAIRMDFAEANQWVFYGMAIALAVGYLCALRHPGGTTGAETADGASEDRSHTADPPPDEGDDHRRPGGSPEPARRSPDRLGEAGTGEPEPKKPETGQAGWAEPGPGMPETGQAG, encoded by the coding sequence ATGTACACCAAACAGCAGGCGGGGGCTCCCGCGGGTGGGCCCGTCCCCTCGCAGTCGGTGGCGCTCGCGGCCATGATGTTCGCGGTCGCGATGACGTTCATCGACCAGACCATCGTGTCGATCGCCACGCCGGACATCGTCGACGAACTCGGCCTGTCCTCCTCCGGTATGCAGTGGGTGGTCAACGCCTATCTGCTGGCACTGGCCGCGTTCTTCGCCCTGGGCGGACGGCTGGCGGACCTGCTCGGTCCCCGGCGCGTGGTCGTGGCGGGCACCCTGGTGTTCGTCGTCTCGTCGGTGCTGTGCGGATGCGTACCCCGCGGCGACTTGGCGCTGACCTGGCTCATCGTCTTCCGGACGACCCAGGGCCTGGGCGCGGCGCTGCTCTTCCCCGCGGCGCTCGCGGTGGTCGTGGCGGTCTTCCCGGTGGAACGGCGCGGTCGGGCGCTGGCCCTCTTCTTCGGCGTCACCGGGGCGCTGACGGCCCTCGGGCCGCTCCTCGGCGGCTGGCTCACCGACTGGACCTGGCGGGCCATCTTCTGGGTCAACGTGCCCGTGGCCGTCGTCGCCCTGATCCTGACGGCGCTCGCCCACGTGTCCGATCGCCGTCGTGACGAGCCTCTGGACGTGAAGGGCGCGGCGCTGATCGCGATCGGTATGGGCGCGAGTGTCCTCGGCTTCCAGCAGGCGGCCGCCTGGGGCTGGGGCAGCGTGCTCACCTGGGTCTGCATCGTGGGCGGTCTCGCCGTGCTGTGGCTGTTCTGCCGCTATGAACTGCGCACGGCCCATCCGCTGGTCGAATTCGCGGTCTTCCGGGACCGTGCCTTCGCGGTGGACGGACTGGTGCTCTTCTTCGCCATGCTCGCGTTCGTCCCGCTGTTCTTCTTCGCCTCCGTCTACGCGCAGGTGTCCCTGAGCGCCTCGCCCAACCAGGCCGCCCTGTACCTGCTGTACTTCTTCGCCGGTTTCGCCCTCGCCTCGCAGTGGGGTGGACGGATCCTGGACAAGCGGGGCGCACGGCCGGCCCTCAAGACCGGGTGCGTGGTGGGCGCGGTGGGCTTCGCGCTCTGGGCGGGCAAGCTGACCGATCTGTCCATGCACGACCAGTGGCCCTACGCGGCCCTCGCGGGCGCCGGCATCGGCTTCATCCTGGCCCCCGCCTCCACCGACGCCGTGAACCGGTCGATCGACGCCTCGTACGGCGAGGTCACCGGCATCACGCAGACGATCCGCAACTACGCCGCGAGTGTGGGCCTGGCACTGTTCGGCACCCTGCTGACCCACCGCACGACCGACAACGTCCGCGACACGCTCGAGTCGCGTGGAGTGCCGTCGGGGGTCGCGGACGGCGCGGCGAGGAACGTCGCGGAGTCGATCACCGGCAGTGCCGACGACCGGCAGCTGACCGGTGACGGACCGGTCGCGCGGACGGTGCGGGAGTCGGTGTCCGCGATCCGCATGGACTTCGCGGAGGCCAACCAGTGGGTGTTCTACGGGATGGCCATCGCCCTGGCCGTCGGCTACCTGTGCGCGCTGCGCCACCCCGGCGGCACGACCGGCGCGGAAACGGCGGACGGGGCGTCGGAAGACCGCTCGCACACCGCAGACCCCCCTCCTGACGAAGGCGACGACCACCGGCGGCCGGGGGGCAGCCCGGAGCCTGCTCGGCGAAGCCCGGACCGGCTCGGCGAAGCCGGGACCGGGGAACCGGAACCGAAGAAGCCGGAAACCGGGCAGGCGGGCTGGGCGGAGCCGGGACCGGGGATGCCGGAAACCGGGCAGGCGGGCTGA
- a CDS encoding MFS transporter — MDRDHRGWLPCLLGGAVFAVCMAGTTLPTPLYGLYQEKFGFSELTVTVVYAVYAFGVIGVLLLAGNASDTVGRRPVLLAGLACAAASAVCFLSATGLGWLYAGRLMSGLSAGLFTGAATAYVMDLAPSGGASRATLVATAANMGGLGCGPLLAGVLAQYAAWPLYLPFAVHLALVAGSAAVVTRLPETVRDRAPLSTVRPQRPSLPPEVRPVFGPAAIASFVGFALFGVFTSVSPAFLAESLGVNDHAVSGLVVALAFFASTAGQSAVVRVGVGRSLPLGCAALLTGLALLAGALRWESLTLVVLSAVVGGAGQGLAFRGALSAVAEASPADRRAAVISALFVVAYTGISVPVIGVGVLVGPLGLEGAGLVFIACMAVLVSIAGTYLLRRPVWVETQT, encoded by the coding sequence ATGGACCGCGATCACCGAGGATGGCTGCCCTGTCTGCTCGGCGGAGCCGTCTTCGCCGTGTGCATGGCCGGCACCACGCTGCCGACCCCTCTCTACGGCCTCTACCAGGAGAAGTTCGGCTTCTCCGAGCTCACGGTCACCGTCGTGTACGCCGTCTACGCCTTCGGAGTCATCGGCGTGCTGCTGCTGGCGGGCAACGCCTCGGACACCGTGGGCAGACGCCCCGTGCTGCTGGCGGGCCTGGCCTGTGCGGCGGCGAGCGCCGTCTGCTTCCTGTCCGCCACCGGACTCGGCTGGCTGTACGCCGGGCGGCTGATGTCGGGACTGTCCGCCGGTCTGTTCACCGGGGCCGCCACGGCGTACGTCATGGACCTGGCTCCGTCCGGCGGCGCCTCCCGGGCCACGCTGGTCGCGACCGCCGCCAACATGGGCGGGCTGGGCTGCGGTCCGCTGCTCGCCGGAGTGCTCGCCCAGTACGCCGCCTGGCCGCTGTACCTGCCGTTCGCCGTACATCTCGCCCTGGTGGCCGGCTCGGCGGCCGTCGTGACGCGGCTCCCGGAGACCGTGCGCGACCGGGCCCCGCTCAGCACCGTACGGCCGCAGCGGCCCAGCCTGCCGCCAGAGGTACGGCCGGTGTTCGGACCGGCGGCGATCGCCTCGTTCGTCGGGTTCGCGCTGTTCGGGGTGTTCACCTCCGTCAGCCCCGCGTTCCTCGCCGAGTCCCTCGGCGTGAACGACCACGCGGTGAGCGGTCTGGTCGTCGCGCTGGCCTTCTTCGCCTCGACGGCCGGGCAGTCGGCCGTCGTCCGGGTGGGGGTCGGCCGGTCGCTGCCCCTGGGCTGCGCCGCACTGCTGACCGGACTGGCGCTGCTCGCGGGCGCACTGCGGTGGGAGTCACTGACGCTGGTGGTGCTGAGCGCGGTCGTGGGCGGCGCGGGGCAGGGACTGGCGTTCCGCGGGGCGCTGTCCGCCGTGGCCGAGGCGTCCCCCGCGGACCGACGGGCGGCGGTGATCTCGGCGCTGTTCGTGGTCGCCTACACGGGCATCTCGGTGCCGGTGATCGGTGTCGGCGTGCTGGTGGGTCCCCTCGGTCTGGAGGGCGCCGGGCTGGTGTTCATCGCGTGCATGGCCGTCCTGGTCTCGATCGCGGGCACCTATCTGCTCCGGCGACCGGTGTGGGTGGAAACGCAGACGTGA
- a CDS encoding glycoside hydrolase family 3 N-terminal domain-containing protein, whose translation MTHSAPGAAGPALPAALDESAHRCLVAGFDGTTTVPDSLKRIVDRGLGGVILFTRNVRDADQVRELTATLRALRPDLLIAIDNEGGGIGHLVAAGAPEVPGSWALGAADDPRLTAACADALAGHLVSLGITVSYAPVADVQRRPENPIVRTRAFGADPALVSRHLRAWIAATEARGVASCAKHFPGHGGTVTDSHHELAVDPRPYDRLDLAPFRAAVEAGVPMLMSAHVVFPALDPDRPATLSPRVLSGLLRDELGFDGVLVSDALEMKAIADRYGEAAGARLALAAGADQVIVAVPDPETTLACRDAVLGALRSGELAEERVTEAAERVRRLALRYAAPYRPGEVAAWDAGAGLAAARRAVRSGGPVPVAGPGAHVVDLFPTPHPALNWGGEDLLTAWHTLDPTATGTAVAGGPQDAGKIVEAVVGEVLRAAEGRPLVVAVCDAGLYPWQGRLRDALLAARPDALPVSTGLPEPGSAVCAHGRGQVNLRAVAEVLTGRTS comes from the coding sequence GTGACGCACTCCGCCCCAGGGGCCGCCGGCCCGGCACTTCCCGCCGCCCTCGACGAGTCGGCGCACCGCTGCCTCGTCGCGGGCTTCGACGGTACGACCACCGTCCCCGACAGCCTGAAACGGATCGTCGACCGGGGTCTGGGCGGGGTCATCCTGTTCACCCGCAACGTCCGCGACGCCGACCAGGTGCGCGAACTCACCGCCACCCTGCGGGCGTTGCGCCCCGACCTGCTGATCGCCATCGACAACGAGGGCGGCGGCATCGGTCACCTGGTGGCCGCGGGAGCCCCCGAGGTGCCCGGCTCCTGGGCGCTCGGCGCCGCCGACGACCCGCGGCTCACCGCCGCCTGCGCGGACGCCCTCGCCGGGCACCTGGTCTCGCTCGGCATCACCGTCTCCTACGCTCCGGTCGCCGACGTCCAGCGGCGGCCCGAGAACCCGATCGTGCGCACCCGCGCCTTCGGCGCCGACCCCGCGCTCGTCTCCCGGCATCTGCGCGCCTGGATCGCGGCCACCGAGGCGCGGGGCGTGGCCTCCTGCGCCAAGCACTTCCCCGGCCACGGCGGGACCGTCACCGACAGCCACCATGAGCTCGCGGTCGACCCCCGGCCGTACGACCGGCTCGACCTCGCGCCGTTCCGGGCGGCCGTCGAGGCGGGCGTGCCCATGCTGATGAGCGCCCACGTCGTGTTCCCCGCCCTGGACCCGGACCGGCCCGCCACCCTCAGCCCGCGCGTCCTCTCCGGCCTGTTGCGCGACGAACTCGGTTTCGACGGCGTCCTGGTGAGCGACGCGCTCGAGATGAAGGCCATCGCGGACCGCTACGGCGAGGCGGCAGGCGCGCGTCTGGCGCTCGCCGCGGGGGCCGACCAGGTCATCGTCGCCGTACCGGATCCGGAGACCACCCTCGCCTGCCGGGACGCGGTGCTCGGCGCCCTGCGATCGGGAGAGCTGGCCGAGGAGCGGGTGACGGAGGCCGCGGAGCGGGTCCGGCGGCTCGCGCTGCGGTACGCGGCGCCGTACCGGCCGGGTGAAGTGGCCGCGTGGGACGCCGGGGCCGGACTGGCCGCGGCGCGGCGGGCCGTGCGCAGCGGGGGGCCGGTGCCGGTGGCGGGGCCGGGCGCCCATGTCGTCGACCTCTTCCCGACCCCGCATCCCGCCCTGAACTGGGGCGGTGAAGACCTCCTGACCGCCTGGCACACCCTCGATCCCACGGCCACCGGCACGGCGGTCGCCGGAGGGCCCCAGGACGCCGGGAAGATCGTCGAGGCCGTCGTCGGGGAGGTGCTGCGGGCGGCCGAGGGGCGGCCGCTGGTCGTCGCCGTGTGCGACGCCGGGCTGTACCCCTGGCAGGGACGTCTGCGGGACGCGCTGCTGGCCGCGCGGCCGGACGCCCTGCCGGTCTCCACCGGGTTGCCCGAGCCGGGCAGCGCGGTGTGCGCGCACGGCAGGGGCCAGGTGAATCTGCGGGCGGTGGCGGAGGTCCTGACGGGCCGCACGTCCTGA